In Tsukamurella tyrosinosolvens, the genomic window GCGTAGCCGACCGCGGCGGCGACGTCCGCCAGCGCCCGGCCCGCACGGATCGGCCCGACGGCCCGCTGGAAGCGCTGGATCCGCGCGAGCGTCTTGGGGCCGTAACCGAAGGACCGCCGGGCCAGTCTGTGCAGGGCCCGCTCCCCGAGCCCGGACTCGGCCGCGATCTGCCCGACGGTGCGCCCCGCCCCGAGCCGCGCGGCGACGGCGCCGATCCGCCCGTCCAGGTCCACCCCGTCGAGGAGAGCCACCGCGATCGCCTCGGGGTCGGTCGCACGCGGAATCCGCCTGTGCGGCAGCACGTCCGCAAGGGCGACCCGCCGGCCGGTCAGCTCGTCGGCGGCGATTCCCAGCAGCTGCGGCAACATCCCCGAGGGGAAGCGCAGGCCGTCGAGCCGCGCACCGTCGAACCCGGCGACGCGCGCCGCGACGGCGTCCGGGCCCGCGACGATCGCGGCACCGTCGACGACGATGACGTCCATGCACCCGTCGGGCAGGATCAGCGCCGGGCCCGCGCCGCCCACCGAGGTCCACCGGATCGCGCCGGGGACCGAGGACGGCCACTCGCTGTACACGCTTCGAGTATGTCCGAAACGTTCAAGACGCGGGCGCCGGCCGCGGCATACCGTGGCCGCATGACACAGCGACTGCGCTTCGATGCGATCGGCATGGTGACCGAGGACCTGCCCGCCGCCCTCGCCTTCTACCGGCGACTGGGCCTGGAGATCCCCGAGGGCGCCGAGGACCAACCGCACGTGGAGGCGGAGCTGCCGGGAGGGATGCGACTGATGTGGGACTCGGTCGCCGTGATCCGCTCCATGGAACCCGACTGGGTCAAGCAGCCGGGCCAGAACGCGACGCTGTGCGTGAAGTGCGCCTCGCCCGCGGTCGTCGACGAGGTGCACGCCGAGCTGGTCGCCGCGGGCAGCCCGAGCGCGATGGCCCCGTTCGACGCGCCCTGGGGGCAGCGGTACGCGGGCGTGCTCGACCCCGACGGGTACCAGGTGCAGCTCTTCGCCCAGCAGTAGCCGCGAGTAGTCGCGGTCCGGGCGCGGGCACCGTCGAACGTGCCTATCGTGGGAGGCGAACCGTTCCCGTCCCCCACAAGGAGATCCGACGATGCCCGACATCCAGTACGCGGTGACCGACCCCGCCACCGGCGAGGTGCTGCAGACCTATCCGACCGCCGAGCCCGCCGAGGTCGAGGCGGCGATCGAGGCGGCCTCACGCGCCGCGCGGACGTGGCCGCAGCAGTCGACGGTCGCGGAGCGGGCCGCGCTGGTGCGCCGCGTCGCGGAGCTGCACACCGAGCGCCGCGAGATGCTCGCGGGGATCATCCAGCGGGAGATGGGCAAGCCGCTCGAAGACGCACTCGGCGAGGTCGACTTCTCCGCCGCGATCTACACCTACTACGCCGACAACGCGGAGAAGCTCCTCGCGGACCAGCCGCTCGAACTGCTCGAGGGTGACGGCACCGCGGTGATCCGCCGCTCCCCCATCGGCGTGCTGTTCGGGATCATGCCGTGGAACTTCCCGTACTACCAGGTGGCGCGGTTCGCCGGCCCGAACCTGGCCGCGGGCAACACGATCCTGCTCAAGCACGCGCCGCAGTGCCCCGAGTCGGCGGAGGCGATGCAGCTGATCTTCGAGGAGGCGGGCCTGCCGTCCGGCGCCTACGTCAACATCCGCGTCAGCAACGAGCAGGCGGCGGAGATCATCGCCGACCCGCGGGTCGCCGCGGTCTCCCTGACCGGCTCGGAGCGGGCTGGCGCCGCCGTCGCGGAGGTCGCCGGCCGGAACCTCAAGAAGTGCGTCCTCGAGCTGGGCGGTTCCGACCCGTTCATCGTGCTCTCGACCGACGACCTGGACGCGACCGTCGACGCCGCCGTCGCCGGCCGCCTCGACAACACCGGCCAGTCCTGCAACGCGGCGAAGCGCTTCATCGTGGCCGCGGACCTCTACGACGACTTCCTCGCGAAGTTCACCGGCAAGCTGCTCGCGGCGGGTGACGGGATCGCGCCGCTCTCCTCGGAGCGCGCGGCGATCGGATTGGAGCAGCAGGTCAACCAGGCGGTGGAGGCCGGC contains:
- a CDS encoding helix-turn-helix domain-containing protein, with protein sequence MYSEWPSSVPGAIRWTSVGGAGPALILPDGCMDVIVVDGAAIVAGPDAVAARVAGFDGARLDGLRFPSGMLPQLLGIAADELTGRRVALADVLPHRRIPRATDPEAIAVALLDGVDLDGRIGAVAARLGAGRTVGQIAAESGLGERALHRLARRSFGYGPKTLARIQRFQRAVGPIRAGRALADVAAAVGYADQAHLTREVRALAGSPPTALRAATS
- a CDS encoding VOC family protein; the protein is MTQRLRFDAIGMVTEDLPAALAFYRRLGLEIPEGAEDQPHVEAELPGGMRLMWDSVAVIRSMEPDWVKQPGQNATLCVKCASPAVVDEVHAELVAAGSPSAMAPFDAPWGQRYAGVLDPDGYQVQLFAQQ
- a CDS encoding NAD-dependent succinate-semialdehyde dehydrogenase → MPDIQYAVTDPATGEVLQTYPTAEPAEVEAAIEAASRAARTWPQQSTVAERAALVRRVAELHTERREMLAGIIQREMGKPLEDALGEVDFSAAIYTYYADNAEKLLADQPLELLEGDGTAVIRRSPIGVLFGIMPWNFPYYQVARFAGPNLAAGNTILLKHAPQCPESAEAMQLIFEEAGLPSGAYVNIRVSNEQAAEIIADPRVAAVSLTGSERAGAAVAEVAGRNLKKCVLELGGSDPFIVLSTDDLDATVDAAVAGRLDNTGQSCNAAKRFIVAADLYDDFLAKFTGKLLAAGDGIAPLSSERAAIGLEQQVNQAVEAGASLAIEGRRDGAFFPPAVLTNVTEDNPAFRQELFGPVATVYRVEGEGEALALANDTPFGLGSYVFTTDPEQAARVADGIQAGMVFVNGVLAEGAELPFGGVKRSGFGREMGPLGIEEFLNKKLIRTIA